Genomic segment of Streptomyces zhihengii:
CGAGTGCGCGGGCGGTGGCCATGGCCGCGGGGCCGGCGGGGGTGTGCTTGAGGCGGAGGTCGTAGGCCCAGACCGTCGCGGAGAGTGCGGTGGCGACCGCCAGGGCGGGGCGCCCCGCGCGGGCGGCGAGGGTGAGGCCGGCGGCGGTGAGCACCCCGGCGGCGACCAGGGCGTGCCGTGGGGCGATCCGGCCGGAGGGGACGGGGCGGTGGGGGCGCTCGGCGGCGTCCTCCTCGCGGTCCGCCCAGTCGTTGAGCGCCATGCCCGCCTCGTAGAGGCACAGCGAGGCGCCGACGGCCAGGGCCGTGCCCCGGCCGGGGCGCGCACCGACGGCGGCGGCACCGGCGAGGGCGTCGCCGGGGACGCTGAACAGGGCGGACACGCGCAGCAGTTCGGCCCACGCGCGGAGCCGTTCACGTGCCCCTTGCGGGGCGGGCGCGGGAGGTACCTCCGCTCCGGCACCGCGCGCCGCGCCCGGCTGCCGCCGGGTGGCGGGGAGGTCCGGGCCGTGGGACCGGGCCTGCGCACCGGCGGGCGCGGGGACGCCGGGCCCGGCGTCCGCGAGCGCACCGCCGTCGGCGGCCGGCACGCCGGCACCGGCGTCCGTCGGAATCCGTGCCCCGGTCGTGGCCTCCCCCGGCTGCCGCCCGGTGGCCCCACGGGGCCCGCCCGGCAGCGCGTCGTCCGGGCCCGGCGCTGAGAGGCCCGGCGCGGCCGGTCCCGGCGCGCCCGGCCGCGGGCCCGAGCCCGGCGCGGGGGCCCTGGTCGGCGTGGGGTAGCCGGTCACCACGGAGGTCCCGGTCACCGCGGAAGTACCGGTCGCTGAAGAGGCTGCGGAGGCCGCGGCGGACGCCCCGCGCCCCAGGCGCAGGAGCAGGGTCCGGATCACCGGGCCTCCCGGAGGCGGGTAGCGAAGGCGAGGAGCGCGGTGAACTGGTCGGACAGGCCTGCGGGGCCGCCGTCGGGGTCCTTGAAGTAGAAGCCCAGTTCGGGGAGGGGCCCCGTGATGCCGGCCTCGTGGGCGCGGGCGAGGAGCCGGGCGAGGTCCAGGACCAGCGGGGCGGCGAGGGCCGAGTCGCAGCCCTGCCAGATGGTCTGGAGGATCATCCGGGAGCCGAGGAAGCCGTCGAAGGCGATGTGGTCCCAGGCGGTCTTCCAGTCGCCGAGGGCGGGGACGTCGTCGATGTGGACCTCGCCCTCGGGGGTGTGCCCGAGGGTGTCGGCGAGGACGCGTTCCTTGCCGGCGTTCTTCGCGGCGGCGGCCGCCGGGTCGGCGAGCGCCGCGCCGTCCCCGCCGCCGAGCAGGTTGCTGCCGGACCAGGCCCGGACGTCGAGGGCGCGCTGGACGAACATCGGGGCGAGCACGGACCGCAGCAGGGTCTGGCCGGTCTTGCCGTCGCGGCCCGCGTGCGGAAGGCCGCTCGCCGCGACGGCGGCCGCGAGGGCCGGGCTGCGCAGCCCGGTCGAGGGGGTGAAGTTGACGTAGGGGCAGCCGGCACGGAGGGCGGCGGCGGCGTAGAGGGAGCTGGGCGGCAGGCGGTCGGCGCCGGGCTCGGGGAGCGGTTCGGTGGAGGCGACGTTGACGACGACGACGCGGGCCAGCCCGTGGCGGTCGCGGAAGGATTCGATGTCGTCGGCGAAGCGCGCGGTCAGCTCTCCGTCGGTGCGGGTGTCGCCGGCGGTCGGTCCGCCGAAACGTATCTCCTGGTCGGCGGCGTCCAGTTCGGACCGGACGGCGGAGGCCAGTCCGGCGGGGAGCACGCCCGCGCCGGTGAGGTGTTCGGCACGCTTGGGCAGCGGGCAGGACGCGGTGTCGTGGCCGCCGAAGACGAGGGAGGCCAGCGGCGGCAGGCCGGTGCCGCCGAAGGGCGGTGTCTCGGTGACCATGCCGGTGGGCGGGTGCAGTCCCGCGGTGACGGCCGCGCATCCGGCGACGGCGGTCGTCGCCACCGATCCGCGGGCTCCGACGAACCAGACTCCGGTGCGTGCCCGGTGGTCGTGGGTGACGGCGTCCTGGGTGAGGGTGTCCGTCGCGTTCCCGTCGTTCACGGGCTGCCTCCCTGCCATGTGGGTGTTCCGGTGGGGTGGAGGACGGCGGGCGGGGGGTACGGCGCCTCCCCGCCCGCCGCCGGCTCATGGGGCGGCCCCAGGGGCCTCCCGTCCGGATCCGGGCGGTGTCGCGTGCCCGGATCCGGAGGGGAGTCCGTGCCTTACGAGGGCAGCTCCTTCAGCGTGATGTCCCGGAAGGACACCTGGTCGGCGGCCCCGTGGTTCTGGATGCCGATGTAGCCGTTCTTCAGGCTGCGGGCCGGGTCGGTGTTGGTGAAGTCGTTGATCTTCACACCGTTGAGGAAGACCTGGAGCCGCTCGCCCTGGACCTTGATCTCGTAGCTGTTCCACTGGCCGGGCGGCCGCAGGACCTGGTCGCGGGCCTTGATGTTCGCCGACTTGAAGCCGTAGACGGCTCCGGTGGTGCGGTCGGCGGCGTCGGTGGCGTCGATCTGGATCTCGTAGCCGTTGTTCACGGCCGACCAGGGGTCGTCGGAGGCCGGGAAGCCGACGAAGATGCCGGAGTTGTCGTCGCCCTCCATCTTCCAGTCGAGCTTCAGGGAGTAGGACCCGAGCTCCTTGGCCTGGTACCAGAGCATGCCCATGCCGCCCACGGAGCGCAGTTCGCCGTCCACGACGTCGAACGACCCGGGTCCGGCCTGCTTCCAGCCGTCCAGCGTCTCGCCGTTGAAGATGCTCCGGTGGCCGGTGCGGGGCTTGCAGTCGGCCTTGACCTGGCCGGTGGCGTAGCGCAGTCCGCCGAGGAGGTGCTGGCGGAACGCCGGCTCGGCGTAGGACTCCTTGGTGTGGCCGCCCCCGGTGTAGAAGGAGCGTCCGCCCTCGTACGTCTGGCACCAGGCGATCGGGTGGTCGCCCTTCATCGAGCCGCCCTGGTAGGTGGTCTCGTCCAGGGTGGCCAGGACCCGGGCCTGCTCACGCGGGTTGGTGCGGTAGTTGTACCACTCGTCGGTGCGCTGCCAGGGGCCGTCGACGTGGGCCGTGGCCGGGTGGTCGTGGTCCTCGACGCGGACGGTCGCGGACTGGATCTGCGGGTGGGAGTCGAAGTAGGCGCCGACGAGGCCGCCGTAGAACTCCCAGTCGTACTCGGTGTCCGCCGCCGCGTGGACGCCCATGTAGCCGCCACCGCCGGCCACGTAGTTCTCGAAGGCCTTCTGCTGCGCGGTGTCGAGGACGTCGCCGGTGGTGGAGAGGAAGACGACGGCGTCGTAGCGGGCGAGGTTGGCGGTGGTGAACTGCCCGGCGGCCTCGGTGGCGTCGACGGTGATGCCGCTCGACGCGCCGAGCTCCTTGAGGGCGGCGACTCCGGTGGCGATGGAGTCGTGGCGGAAGCCGGCCGTCTTCGAGAAGACGAGGACCCGCTTGGCCGCGCGGTCGACGGGGGTGTCCGACAGTTCGAAGTCGTCGATGTCGTACAGCGCTCCGGATCCTCCCTTGAAGACGAGGAACAGCTCGGTGGTCTTCTTCGGCACCGAGCGCAGCGGCACCTCGATGTCCTGGAAGTTCTCCCAGCCGCCGGTCACGGGCACCGGCGCGGAGCCGAGGAGCGTGCCGTTCGCGGATCCGGTGCGCACTTCGAGGAAGCCGCCCGCCCCGCCGGAGGAGATCCGGGCCGTGAGCTTCTTGCTGCCGCCCAGGTGGTAGGGCGTGAAGGAGATCCAGTCGCCGTTGTCGATGTCGCCGACGGTGCGGCCGCCGTTGGCCGGGGCCTTGTCGTGGACCTTGACGCCCGAGGAGTCGTCGAAGTGCTCGGCCTGGCGGTGGCGGGGCTGGAGCTTGGCCTGGTCGTGGGTGGTCAGAGCGGCCTGGCCGCCGCCTCCGCCGTCGGTGTACTCCGCGTCGAAGACACCGAAGATGTCCGCGTTCGGGTCGTGTCCGCCGTCGGAGGACGTCTTGATGGTGCCGGTGCAGCCGTTGGCGGAGGTGACGGGGTGGCCGTGGCTGTCGTGGCCGAGGACGTACGTCACCTTGACCTTGGCGCAGTCGATCGCGCCGTCCTCCTTGTCGGTGACGGTCACCTTGAAGGGGATCTCGTCGCCGAAGGAGAACAGGGCCCCCTCCGCCGGCAGGTCGAGCATCACCTTGGGCGCGGTGTTGCCGACCACGACCCGGACGCTGGCGGAGCCGGTGCGGCCGGTCGGGTCCTTCGCGGTGAGGGTGGCGGTGTAGGTGCCGTTCTTCCGGTAGGTGTGGACCGGGTTCGCCGCGGTGGAGGTGGAGCCGTCGCCGAAGTCCCACGCGTAGGTGAGCGCGTCGCCGTCCGCGTCCGCGGTGCCCGCGGAGGAGAAGGAGACCTTCAGCGGCGCGGTGCCCGAGGTCTTGTCCGCGGCGGCCTCGGCGACCGGGGAGCGTCCGCCGGTGGCGTTCTCGATCCGGTAGAGGCCGGCGTTCTCGTCGCCGCCGAACCAGGCGGTGCCGTAGTCGAGGACGTACAGCGCGCCGTCCGGCCCGAAGGCCATGTCCATGATCTGGGTGCCGGTCCAGGGGACCGGGTTGATCGACTGGACGGCCCCGTCCTCGCCCTGCTCGATGCGCTTGATCCAGCGGCGGCCGAACTCGCCGGCGAAGAAGTCGCCGTCGTACTCGGCGGGGAAGGCGACCGGGGAGTCGTTCGCCGGGTCGTGGCGGTAGACCGGTCCGCCCATCGGGGACTCGGAGCCGCTGCCGAACTCGGGCACCGATCCGCCGTCGTACGGGATCCAGGCGGCCTGCGCGGGCGGCAGGTCGGTCAGGCCGGTGTTGTACGGCGAGTCGTTCTTCAGGTTCGCGCAGTCGAACGTGGCGCCGGAGGTCTTGGTGGCGAAGTCGTAGTCCACGTAGGGGTCGTTGTCACCCGTGCAGAACGGCCAGCCGAAGTTGCCGGGCCCGGTGACCCGGGCGAACTCGACCTGTCCGGCAGGCCCTCGCTTCGGGTCGGCGGCGCCGGCGTCGGGACCGTAGTCGCCGACGTAGAGGATGCCGGTCTTCCGGTCGACGCTGAAGCGGAACGGGTTCCGGAAGCCCATGGCGTAGATCTCGGGCCGGGTCTTCCCGGTGCCGGGGGCGAAGAGGTTGCCCTCGGGGACGGTGTAGGAGCCGTCCTCGGCCACCTTGATGCGCAGGATCTTGCCGCGCAGGTCGTTGGTGTTGCCGGAGGTGCGGCGGGCGTCGTAGGCGGGGTTGCGGCCCGGCCGGTCGTCGATCGGGGTGAAGCCGTCGGAGGCGAACGGGTTGGAGTCGTCACCGGTCGACAGGTAGAGGTTGCCGTCCGCGTCGAAGTCGATGTCGCCGCCGACGTGGCAGCAGATGCCGCGGGTCGCCGGGATGTCGATGACCTTCTTCTCGCTGGCGTTGTCCAGGGTGCCGTCCTCGCGGAGGAGGAAGCGCGACAGCCGGTTGACGCCGTCGAACTTCGCGAACTCCTCCGGTGTGCCCTCGTTGGGGGCGTCGCCGGCGGGGGTGTCCAGCGGGGGTGCGTAGTAGAGGTAGATCGCCCGGTTCTCGCTGAAGCCGGGGTCGAGGGCGATGCCCTGGAGGCCTTCCTCGTCGTGCGAGTAGACCGGGACGGTGCCGACGACGCGGGTGTTGCCGGCGGCGTCCGTCATCCGCAGCTCGCCGCTGCGGGAGGTGTGCAGGACGCTGCGGTCCGGCAGCACGGCGAGCGACATCGGCTCGCCGGTCTCCTCGCCGCCCTTGGCGAGGGTCACCTGCTGGAACTCGGCGGCCGCCGGGGCCGCTTCGGGGTCGGCGGCGGATGCCGCGGTCGGCGCTGAGAGGGCGAGCGATGTTGCCGCGAGGAGACTTCCGGTGAGGAGAGCGAGAGCCTTGCGGACTCCTGGCCTTGTTCTGTGCACGAATGTCCTCCGGTTGGGCCGGTCGAACGGGCGGGTTGCCGTGGAGCGCCGGGGAGGTGTGGTGTCCCCCCTGTGCCGCGCTCGCCGCGGGGATCCGGTGCGGCTCGCTCGGTCCGTCTGCGCCCTGGGGCGTCCCGTTCCGGGCTCGGTGCCGTGGAACCGGAGTGCGCCGTCACTCCTGGACCACCTGTTTCGTGTACGCGAGATGGGACGGTAGCCGGGTTCCTCCTGCTCGGAAAGGCCTTGTGCAGTGCGGAAGTTGAACTTTTACCCGCAGCAGGACAAAGCCGCGTCCGGGCAGGCCGGACCGGCCCGGCGGCTCCGGGGCCACCGGGCTCGGGCCTGCGGGTTCTACTGTTCGCCGCCCGAGAAGGCGGCGTCGAAGGAAGCGCTGGGCAGGTCGAAGTCGAACTGCTTGAGATGGGCAAGCGCTTGCGGGGCGCCGGCGAGCCGGTCCATTCCGGCGTCCTCCCACTCGACCGACACGGGCCCCTGGTAGCCGATGGAGTTCAGCATCCGGAACACGTCCTCCCAGGGCACGTCGCCGTGGCCGGCCGAGACGAAGTCCCAGCCGCGCCGCGGGTCGCCCCAGGGCAGATGGGAGCCGAGCCGCCCGTTGCGCCCGTCGAGGCGCTTGCGGGCCTCCTTGCAGTCGACGTGGTAGATCCGGTCCCGGAAGTCGTAGAGGAAGCCCACCGGGTCGAGGTCCTGCCAGACGAAGTGGCTGGGGTCGAAGTTGAGCCCGAAGGCGGGCCGGTTCCCGACGGCCTCCAGGGCGCGCTTCGTCGTCCAGTAGTCGTAGGCGATCTCGCTGGGGTGCACCTCGTGGGCGAAGCGCACGCCCTCGGTGTCGAAGACGTCGAGGATCGGGTTCCACCGCTCGGCGAAGTCCTCGTAGCCGCGCTCGATCATGCGCTCGGGCACCGGCGGGAACATGGCCACCAGATGCCAGATCGAGGAGCCGGTGAAGCCGATGACGGTGTCGACGCCGAAGGCCGCCGCCGCCCGCGCGGTGTCCTTCAGTTCCGCGGCCGCCCTGCGGCGCACCTCCTCGGGCTCCCCGTCGCCCCAGATCCGGGCGGGCAGGATGCCCTGGTGGCGCTCGTCGATCGGGTTGTCGCAGACCGCCTGGCCTACCAGGTGGTTGGAGATCGCCCAGCACTTCAGGCCGTACTTCTCC
This window contains:
- a CDS encoding inositol-3-phosphate synthase, translated to MAGRQPVNDGNATDTLTQDAVTHDHRARTGVWFVGARGSVATTAVAGCAAVTAGLHPPTGMVTETPPFGGTGLPPLASLVFGGHDTASCPLPKRAEHLTGAGVLPAGLASAVRSELDAADQEIRFGGPTAGDTRTDGELTARFADDIESFRDRHGLARVVVVNVASTEPLPEPGADRLPPSSLYAAAALRAGCPYVNFTPSTGLRSPALAAAVAASGLPHAGRDGKTGQTLLRSVLAPMFVQRALDVRAWSGSNLLGGGDGAALADPAAAAAKNAGKERVLADTLGHTPEGEVHIDDVPALGDWKTAWDHIAFDGFLGSRMILQTIWQGCDSALAAPLVLDLARLLARAHEAGITGPLPELGFYFKDPDGGPAGLSDQFTALLAFATRLREAR
- a CDS encoding ThuA domain-containing protein; the protein is MHRTRPGVRKALALLTGSLLAATSLALSAPTAASAADPEAAPAAAEFQQVTLAKGGEETGEPMSLAVLPDRSVLHTSRSGELRMTDAAGNTRVVGTVPVYSHDEEGLQGIALDPGFSENRAIYLYYAPPLDTPAGDAPNEGTPEEFAKFDGVNRLSRFLLREDGTLDNASEKKVIDIPATRGICCHVGGDIDFDADGNLYLSTGDDSNPFASDGFTPIDDRPGRNPAYDARRTSGNTNDLRGKILRIKVAEDGSYTVPEGNLFAPGTGKTRPEIYAMGFRNPFRFSVDRKTGILYVGDYGPDAGAADPKRGPAGQVEFARVTGPGNFGWPFCTGDNDPYVDYDFATKTSGATFDCANLKNDSPYNTGLTDLPPAQAAWIPYDGGSVPEFGSGSESPMGGPVYRHDPANDSPVAFPAEYDGDFFAGEFGRRWIKRIEQGEDGAVQSINPVPWTGTQIMDMAFGPDGALYVLDYGTAWFGGDENAGLYRIENATGGRSPVAEAAADKTSGTAPLKVSFSSAGTADADGDALTYAWDFGDGSTSTAANPVHTYRKNGTYTATLTAKDPTGRTGSASVRVVVGNTAPKVMLDLPAEGALFSFGDEIPFKVTVTDKEDGAIDCAKVKVTYVLGHDSHGHPVTSANGCTGTIKTSSDGGHDPNADIFGVFDAEYTDGGGGGQAALTTHDQAKLQPRHRQAEHFDDSSGVKVHDKAPANGGRTVGDIDNGDWISFTPYHLGGSKKLTARISSGGAGGFLEVRTGSANGTLLGSAPVPVTGGWENFQDIEVPLRSVPKKTTELFLVFKGGSGALYDIDDFELSDTPVDRAAKRVLVFSKTAGFRHDSIATGVAALKELGASSGITVDATEAAGQFTTANLARYDAVVFLSTTGDVLDTAQQKAFENYVAGGGGYMGVHAAADTEYDWEFYGGLVGAYFDSHPQIQSATVRVEDHDHPATAHVDGPWQRTDEWYNYRTNPREQARVLATLDETTYQGGSMKGDHPIAWCQTYEGGRSFYTGGGHTKESYAEPAFRQHLLGGLRYATGQVKADCKPRTGHRSIFNGETLDGWKQAGPGSFDVVDGELRSVGGMGMLWYQAKELGSYSLKLDWKMEGDDNSGIFVGFPASDDPWSAVNNGYEIQIDATDAADRTTGAVYGFKSANIKARDQVLRPPGQWNSYEIKVQGERLQVFLNGVKINDFTNTDPARSLKNGYIGIQNHGAADQVSFRDITLKELPS
- a CDS encoding sugar phosphate isomerase/epimerase family protein gives rise to the protein MPRPFTLFTGQWADLPLEEVCALARDFGYDGLELACWGDHFEVDKALSDPSYLDGRHALLEKYGLKCWAISNHLVGQAVCDNPIDERHQGILPARIWGDGEPEEVRRRAAAELKDTARAAAAFGVDTVIGFTGSSIWHLVAMFPPVPERMIERGYEDFAERWNPILDVFDTEGVRFAHEVHPSEIAYDYWTTKRALEAVGNRPAFGLNFDPSHFVWQDLDPVGFLYDFRDRIYHVDCKEARKRLDGRNGRLGSHLPWGDPRRGWDFVSAGHGDVPWEDVFRMLNSIGYQGPVSVEWEDAGMDRLAGAPQALAHLKQFDFDLPSASFDAAFSGGEQ